The proteins below are encoded in one region of Microcoleus sp. FACHB-672:
- a CDS encoding aldo/keto reductase — translation MHYHRLGKTNLYLSVFSLGTMRYLASPENAVATVRQAVALGINHLETARGYGKSEEYLGAALAEMPAKREHLYITTKIPPTQDAGEMCRCIDESLDRLGVEWVDCLAIHGINTPQHLEWVLAAAGCMQAVQQAVAAGKVRHVGFSTHGPLEVILAAINSDLFEFVNLHYYYFFQRNAPAVELAYQKDMGVLIISPADKGGQLYTPPAALEQLCHPFSPLELNYRFLLSDPRVTTLSLGAANPEELEWPLSVADRDEPLMPAEIEVFKRLESHAVTALGIDKCSQCYACLPCPENINIPEVLRLRNLAVAYKMSEYGKYRYGMFENAGHWFPGMKGSRCTECGDCLPRCPEELDIPALLQDTHQRLKGPEGRRLWG, via the coding sequence ATGCACTATCACCGGCTTGGTAAAACAAATCTGTACCTGTCAGTGTTTTCTTTAGGAACCATGCGCTATTTGGCTTCCCCAGAAAACGCTGTAGCGACAGTGCGACAAGCGGTTGCCTTGGGAATTAATCACTTAGAAACCGCCAGGGGATATGGCAAAAGTGAGGAGTATCTGGGGGCGGCATTAGCGGAGATGCCGGCAAAACGTGAGCATTTGTATATCACCACTAAAATCCCTCCCACCCAGGATGCCGGTGAGATGTGCCGGTGTATTGATGAATCCTTAGACCGGCTGGGTGTAGAGTGGGTGGATTGTTTGGCGATTCATGGGATCAATACGCCCCAGCATTTGGAGTGGGTGCTAGCTGCCGCCGGCTGTATGCAAGCAGTGCAGCAGGCAGTTGCAGCCGGCAAAGTGCGACACGTTGGCTTTTCGACGCATGGCCCACTTGAAGTAATTTTAGCTGCCATTAATTCAGATTTATTTGAATTCGTCAATCTGCATTATTACTATTTTTTCCAGCGCAACGCACCCGCAGTGGAATTGGCTTATCAAAAAGACATGGGTGTGTTGATTATTTCGCCGGCAGATAAGGGCGGCCAACTTTATACGCCCCCGGCAGCCTTAGAGCAGTTGTGCCATCCCTTTTCGCCGTTAGAGTTAAATTATCGATTTTTATTGAGCGATCCCCGCGTCACCACTCTCAGTCTAGGTGCCGCCAATCCAGAGGAATTGGAATGGCCACTGAGCGTTGCTGACCGAGATGAACCCTTAATGCCGGCGGAAATAGAAGTATTTAAGCGTCTGGAAAGTCACGCGGTAACTGCTTTGGGTATAGACAAGTGTAGTCAGTGCTATGCCTGCTTACCTTGTCCGGAAAATATTAATATTCCAGAAGTGTTGAGACTGCGGAATTTGGCAGTTGCATACAAGATGAGCGAGTATGGGAAGTATCGCTACGGAATGTTTGAAAATGCCGGCCACTGGTTTCCCGGTATGAAGGGCAGCCGGTGTACTGAGTGTGGCGACTGTTTGCCGCGCTGTCCAGAAGAGCTAGACATTCCAGCCTTGCTGCAAGATACTCATCAGCGCCTTAAAGGGCCGGAGGGCCGCCGGCTTTGGGGTTAG
- a CDS encoding M23 family metallopeptidase, whose amino-acid sequence MQQRSAKPGSNHTPLVRVMSWISSIGMLSSGMVWAQGQTVPDAAIDKTAYETPVSLEIAPVEPAPVALETAPSIEVPETIPQWVQPAPAAPEPVPVEAMAPEPAPLAADPVPPPAAPEPAPLAVEIEPPPVPVEAQTPTASELLMPKEQPQVATEPIPLPNSIALPETSPASAPTKTQAPIDYSNVYIDPTSYSLGATKTYEEPNSVVLSERSTGCEAVLGKGQGVSGNLCDNATQAQSPPTTDSLILPPPPPPVADLPAAINGGTLPSLEAQPYVPPQPVQPYAQTVPVPEYIQPVATQPYAPSQPAQRYAQPVPAQRYAQPVPAQRYAEIEQAPVEELQPVSVGVFEVTSSGVSVGNVAPPSAGGYYYNPSSPRLLGLPGNGNTSLLFPLSMPAPITSAFGWRIHPISGGSSFHAGTDIGAPMGAPVLAALTGKVEIADYLGGYGLAVILKHNQGTEETLYGHLSQILVKPGDVVEQGSVIGQVGSTGNSTGPHLHFEFRQLTAKGWETLDPGAQLEYALARLVKAVETAQSAPKPTAQVAPKPTAPSAPQPGAS is encoded by the coding sequence ATGCAGCAACGTTCAGCAAAGCCGGGTTCTAATCATACCCCGCTAGTACGGGTAATGAGTTGGATTAGCAGTATTGGAATGCTCAGCAGCGGCATGGTGTGGGCGCAAGGCCAGACAGTACCGGATGCGGCAATTGATAAAACTGCTTATGAAACGCCCGTCAGTTTGGAAATCGCGCCGGTGGAGCCGGCACCTGTGGCGCTTGAAACCGCTCCCTCTATAGAAGTTCCTGAAACAATTCCTCAGTGGGTGCAACCGGCTCCAGCCGCCCCAGAACCCGTTCCTGTAGAGGCGATGGCACCCGAACCGGCACCCCTTGCTGCCGATCCCGTGCCACCGCCTGCTGCCCCGGAACCAGCACCCCTGGCGGTGGAAATAGAACCCCCTCCAGTGCCGGTGGAGGCGCAAACGCCAACGGCTTCAGAGCTGTTAATGCCAAAAGAACAGCCTCAGGTGGCAACGGAACCCATCCCTTTGCCAAATTCAATTGCCCTGCCAGAAACTTCGCCCGCTTCTGCGCCTACAAAAACTCAAGCTCCTATTGATTACAGTAATGTTTATATTGACCCCACCAGCTACAGCCTTGGGGCAACAAAAACTTACGAAGAACCCAATTCAGTGGTTTTGTCTGAACGCTCGACCGGCTGTGAAGCGGTTTTAGGGAAAGGGCAAGGGGTGTCGGGCAACTTGTGTGACAACGCCACTCAAGCACAGTCTCCACCGACAACTGATTCTTTGATTCTTCCACCGCCACCGCCTCCCGTTGCAGATTTGCCGGCTGCCATAAATGGGGGGACTTTACCGAGTCTGGAGGCGCAGCCTTACGTTCCCCCGCAGCCGGTGCAGCCTTACGCGCAGACTGTCCCGGTGCCAGAGTATATTCAGCCTGTGGCGACGCAGCCTTATGCTCCCTCACAGCCGGCGCAACGCTATGCTCAACCTGTGCCGGCGCAACGCTATGCTCAACCTGTGCCGGCGCAACGCTATGCAGAGATTGAACAAGCGCCAGTGGAAGAGCTTCAGCCGGTCTCGGTTGGAGTCTTTGAGGTTACGTCCAGTGGCGTTAGTGTTGGCAATGTCGCGCCTCCCAGCGCGGGTGGGTACTACTACAATCCCTCATCGCCGCGCCTTCTCGGCTTACCGGGTAATGGCAATACCAGCCTGCTCTTCCCGCTGAGTATGCCGGCTCCAATTACTTCAGCGTTTGGATGGCGAATTCATCCGATTTCTGGCGGGAGTAGTTTCCACGCCGGCACGGATATCGGAGCCCCAATGGGAGCGCCGGTTTTAGCGGCGCTGACAGGTAAAGTAGAAATCGCAGACTATCTGGGCGGCTACGGTTTAGCGGTGATCTTAAAACACAATCAGGGCACAGAAGAAACCCTCTACGGCCACCTCTCACAAATTTTAGTCAAACCAGGAGATGTGGTGGAGCAGGGATCGGTGATCGGCCAAGTCGGCAGCACCGGCAACTCGACCGGCCCGCACCTCCACTTTGAATTCCGCCAGCTAACGGCAAAGGGTTGGGAGACCCTTGACCCCGGCGCTCAGCTAGAGTACGCCTTGGCTCGGCTCGTTAAAGCCGTAGAAACGGCTCAATCCGCTCCCAAGCCAACGGCGCAAGTAGCTCCCAAACCAACGGCTCCATCCGCTCCTCAACCGGGAGCTAGCTAA
- a CDS encoding riboflavin synthase, translating to MFTGLIQALGTINYLGSQQLQVLCASAGSSVILQDLALGDSVAVDGVCLTVVEILQRGFVAMASPETLRRTTLGHQQLSNAFVNLETSLRVGSKLGGHFVTGHVDGTGCLQESVQTATSWEMSFTVPAGQIARYIVPKGSIAVNGVSLTVADCDRAGSWFKVAVIPHSFAETNLQYLKPGSLVNLEGDILGKYVEKFLGSGSNQSSAEMPALESPATDNGWDEISPAFLAEHGFL from the coding sequence GTGTTTACAGGACTCATTCAAGCATTAGGCACGATTAATTACCTGGGTTCCCAGCAATTGCAAGTTTTATGCGCCTCTGCTGGTTCCAGCGTAATTTTGCAAGATTTGGCCCTTGGAGACAGCGTTGCTGTTGATGGCGTTTGTTTGACAGTGGTGGAAATTTTACAGCGAGGTTTTGTGGCGATGGCGTCGCCTGAAACCCTTCGCCGCACCACGCTAGGACATCAGCAGCTCAGTAACGCTTTTGTTAATTTAGAAACGTCACTGCGGGTAGGAAGCAAGCTAGGGGGCCATTTCGTCACCGGCCATGTGGATGGCACCGGCTGTCTGCAAGAGTCGGTGCAAACTGCGACTTCTTGGGAAATGAGTTTTACCGTGCCGGCAGGACAAATTGCTCGTTACATTGTCCCGAAAGGGAGTATCGCCGTTAATGGTGTCAGCTTAACCGTGGCAGATTGTGACCGTGCCGGCAGCTGGTTTAAAGTTGCCGTCATTCCCCACAGCTTTGCCGAAACCAACCTGCAATACCTCAAACCCGGTAGCTTGGTGAATTTAGAGGGGGATATTTTAGGCAAATACGTGGAAAAGTTTCTTGGTTCTGGCTCAAATCAATCTTCAGCCGAAATGCCGGCGCTAGAGTCACCCGCTACAGATAATGGCTGGGATGAAATCTCACCGGCATTTTTAGCTGAGCATGGATTTCTTTAA
- a CDS encoding CPP1-like family protein — MSEQSHYETLGVTENATFDEIQEARNQLVQQCGGDRKRVEMIEAAYDAILMDRLRQRQEGKIKVPEGIRFPEKLAQAPPKPAPAPAKQGPAWLQKFIDTPSRKDILWPAGLFAALSVLSVTAAASASLLQLALALGVGATLYFLNRKENRFGRAVLLTITGLVFGLVLGGLLSQIGAIGLTEEKFITLVTFIVLWLVSSFLR, encoded by the coding sequence ATGAGTGAGCAAAGTCACTACGAAACGCTAGGGGTTACAGAAAACGCGACGTTTGACGAAATCCAAGAAGCACGCAATCAACTGGTACAGCAGTGCGGCGGGGATCGTAAGCGTGTGGAAATGATTGAAGCGGCTTATGATGCCATCCTGATGGATCGGTTGCGGCAGCGTCAAGAAGGCAAAATCAAGGTTCCGGAAGGCATTCGTTTTCCAGAAAAATTAGCCCAAGCGCCACCTAAGCCCGCGCCGGCACCCGCGAAGCAGGGTCCTGCTTGGTTGCAAAAGTTCATTGATACGCCCAGCCGAAAAGATATTTTATGGCCGGCTGGGTTGTTTGCCGCGTTGAGTGTCCTCAGCGTCACCGCAGCAGCCAGTGCATCTTTACTGCAACTTGCTCTGGCTTTGGGTGTGGGGGCAACGCTCTATTTTCTTAATCGTAAGGAAAACCGATTCGGTCGCGCTGTATTGCTGACGATCACCGGCTTGGTTTTTGGTTTGGTCTTAGGGGGACTGCTTTCGCAAATTGGTGCAATTGGTTTGACAGAGGAGAAGTTCATCACCTTGGTGACGTTTATCGTCCTCTGGTTAGTCAGCAGCTTTTTGCGCTAG
- a CDS encoding extracellular solute-binding protein: protein MNRRFFIAGAGTLTLTNLLAGCGDQSRQTLRVQLLKNSLPALVLSLFRKEIGQGFALDFKPQSQMRVLFEQLQLPHRLPVANEQKPSSFPLPIPFMASKAPQIPDLVTLGDYWLAKAIQQKLIQPLDPAQLKNWKNLPQAWQTLVRRNAEGQIDPAGKVWAAPYRWGTVLIAYNRKKFKSLGLKPPQDWSDLWREDLRERISLLDQPREVIGLTLKKLGKSYNTQEDLRKVTNLKEELSRLHRQAKLYSSNAYLQPLILGDTLVAVGWSNDILPAIAQYQEIAAVVPKSGTSLWADLWVKPAQVSGNSSSELAYKWIDFCWQPDIASLLSSQSKAASPVLAQTKRTELSKELQKATLLLPDPEIISKSEFLNPLPATALEQYNSLWLEMRRGPGATSA from the coding sequence TCGCGGGTGCCGGCACCTTAACGCTCACCAATCTGCTAGCGGGATGTGGTGATCAGAGCCGGCAAACCTTGAGAGTGCAATTGCTAAAAAATTCTCTGCCGGCCCTTGTGTTGAGCTTATTTCGCAAGGAAATCGGGCAAGGTTTTGCTTTGGACTTTAAGCCACAGTCCCAGATGAGAGTGTTATTTGAGCAGCTGCAACTCCCGCACCGGCTGCCGGTAGCCAATGAGCAAAAGCCCTCTAGCTTCCCGCTGCCAATTCCTTTTATGGCTTCCAAAGCCCCCCAAATTCCCGATCTGGTGACTTTGGGGGATTACTGGTTGGCAAAGGCGATCCAGCAGAAATTAATTCAACCCCTCGATCCAGCACAGCTGAAAAACTGGAAGAATCTGCCCCAGGCGTGGCAAACACTTGTGCGCCGTAATGCAGAGGGGCAAATTGATCCAGCCGGCAAAGTTTGGGCGGCCCCCTATCGGTGGGGTACAGTTTTAATCGCCTATAACCGCAAAAAATTTAAATCCTTAGGCTTAAAACCTCCCCAAGATTGGAGTGATCTCTGGCGAGAGGATCTGCGAGAACGGATTTCTCTGCTCGATCAGCCTCGTGAAGTCATCGGCTTAACGTTAAAAAAACTTGGCAAATCTTACAACACCCAAGAAGATCTCAGGAAAGTTACAAATCTGAAAGAGGAATTGAGCCGATTACATCGGCAAGCCAAGCTTTACAGTTCTAATGCCTATTTGCAACCCCTGATTTTAGGGGATACTTTGGTTGCCGTAGGTTGGTCGAACGATATATTGCCGGCAATCGCCCAATATCAAGAAATTGCAGCAGTTGTACCCAAGTCTGGGACTTCTCTATGGGCGGATTTGTGGGTGAAGCCGGCACAAGTCAGTGGCAATAGCAGCAGCGAACTTGCTTACAAGTGGATCGACTTTTGCTGGCAGCCCGATATAGCCAGTTTGCTATCTTCCCAGAGTAAAGCCGCCTCACCAGTGCTTGCACAGACAAAACGAACCGAGTTGTCTAAAGAGTTACAGAAAGCAACCTTGCTACTGCCTGATCCTGAAATTATCAGCAAGAGTGAATTTCTGAACCCTTTGCCGGCTACTGCCCTTGAGCAGTACAACTCCTTGTGGTTAGAGATGCGACGGGGTCCTGGGGCAACAAGCGCTTAA
- a CDS encoding biotin--[acetyl-CoA-carboxylase] ligase — protein MTATVGFSQERLETALESTLRLGCEQTPFTVHIFNQLVSTNQTLWELIDQGAGAGTVAIASQQTAGRGQWGRQWQSQPGGLYLSLAIEPRLPASHSAQLTLCSAWGIAAALREWGIPVSLKWPNDLILAERKLGGILTETRVHQGKIAKAVVGVGINWANEVPETGINLQSFCTEKVFPSIASLEMLAAITLRGLASGYQFLAEKGIAELVPAYCALLTSLGEPVVVEGRQGVVVGVSSQGELQVRFHADPVGSEICLQPGTIALGYKLSV, from the coding sequence TTGACAGCTACTGTGGGATTTAGTCAAGAGCGCTTGGAGACAGCCCTCGAGTCAACTTTAAGACTTGGATGTGAGCAGACACCGTTTACCGTCCATATTTTTAACCAGCTGGTCTCAACAAACCAGACGCTCTGGGAGTTAATTGATCAGGGTGCCGGTGCGGGAACTGTTGCAATTGCTAGTCAGCAAACCGCTGGACGCGGTCAATGGGGCCGGCAGTGGCAGTCTCAACCGGGGGGATTGTATCTATCTCTGGCGATTGAGCCAAGGTTGCCGGCTTCCCATAGCGCTCAGCTAACCCTATGCAGTGCTTGGGGCATTGCAGCCGCTTTAAGAGAATGGGGCATTCCCGTCTCGCTCAAATGGCCCAATGACTTAATCCTGGCGGAACGCAAATTAGGGGGCATCCTGACCGAAACTCGCGTGCATCAGGGGAAAATTGCGAAAGCGGTTGTGGGTGTGGGGATTAACTGGGCCAACGAAGTTCCTGAAACCGGCATTAATCTACAATCTTTCTGTACTGAGAAAGTGTTCCCTTCCATTGCATCGCTGGAAATGCTGGCCGCTATCACCCTGCGAGGGTTGGCGTCCGGATACCAGTTTTTAGCCGAGAAGGGGATAGCAGAGTTGGTGCCGGCTTACTGTGCACTTTTGACAAGCCTGGGCGAGCCGGTTGTCGTAGAGGGGCGTCAGGGAGTTGTCGTGGGGGTCTCTTCTCAGGGTGAACTACAAGTCCGCTTCCATGCCGATCCAGTCGGCTCAGAAATTTGTCTCCAGCCTGGAACAATCGCTTTGGGCTACAAATTAAGTGTATAA
- a CDS encoding bifunctional nuclease family protein, which translates to MIEMKVAGIALDAATRSPIVLLRDAAERRALPIYIGQDQAKAIISALENQTPPRPLTHDLMANILEEWNLTLERVIIHSLQDNTFYAVLTVRHGEVKKEIDARPSDAIALALRTNTPIWVMEEVIADASIPVDRDADEAERQAFRAFISNLSPEDFIQRGPFSSGETS; encoded by the coding sequence ATGATTGAGATGAAAGTCGCTGGAATTGCACTGGATGCAGCAACCCGCAGCCCAATAGTGCTGCTGAGAGATGCTGCGGAGCGACGTGCGCTTCCGATTTATATTGGTCAAGACCAGGCAAAGGCAATTATCAGTGCGCTGGAAAACCAAACGCCTCCCCGGCCCCTAACCCATGACCTGATGGCCAATATTCTAGAAGAATGGAATTTGACATTAGAGCGGGTGATCATCCATTCGCTACAGGACAATACATTCTATGCAGTGCTGACGGTTCGCCACGGGGAAGTCAAAAAAGAAATTGATGCACGTCCTAGTGATGCGATCGCTCTGGCTTTGCGGACTAATACCCCGATTTGGGTGATGGAAGAAGTAATTGCTGACGCCTCTATTCCCGTTGATCGAGACGCAGACGAAGCAGAACGGCAAGCTTTCCGAGCGTTTATTTCTAACTTAAGTCCAGAAGATTTTATCCAACGCGGGCCTTTTAGCAGTGGCGAAACCTCCTAG
- the pgeF gene encoding peptidoglycan editing factor PgeF encodes MYSWNWRTWNGRSYLTCSLLEQWPHGFFTHQFWPQSPEELVAALRPSAEVYRVKQVHGNTILKTGEVMPVSVVRVESLEGESAATQAETEPQNFFEADGLATQNSQQAVWVCSADCTPLLIADSQTGQVAAVHAGWRGTAAKIVPQAIARLQEEGSQLHQLRVAMGPAIAGEVYQVSEEVATEVGATVVPSEGVSSVLSTLHRLPNPPILEDPEPGRVRLDVRRTISLQLEQLGITAEQVAIAPYCTYQFPEYFFSYRRDNLKKVQWSGIVSIEPTNK; translated from the coding sequence ATGTATAGTTGGAATTGGCGCACTTGGAACGGACGGTCTTATCTAACCTGTAGCCTTTTGGAGCAATGGCCACACGGTTTTTTTACCCACCAGTTTTGGCCACAATCGCCAGAGGAACTGGTGGCAGCGCTGCGGCCATCCGCTGAGGTTTACCGGGTGAAACAGGTACATGGCAACACTATTTTGAAAACGGGTGAAGTGATGCCGGTGTCTGTTGTTAGAGTAGAATCTCTTGAGGGGGAAAGCGCTGCAACGCAAGCGGAAACTGAACCCCAGAATTTTTTCGAGGCGGATGGATTAGCGACGCAAAACTCGCAGCAGGCGGTGTGGGTTTGTAGTGCGGATTGCACGCCGCTGCTGATTGCTGACTCGCAAACAGGTCAAGTGGCGGCTGTTCATGCCGGCTGGCGCGGGACGGCGGCTAAAATTGTGCCGCAAGCGATTGCCAGACTTCAGGAGGAAGGCAGCCAATTGCATCAGTTGCGTGTGGCGATGGGTCCTGCGATCGCCGGTGAGGTTTACCAAGTTTCTGAGGAGGTAGCGACTGAGGTGGGAGCCACAGTTGTCCCAAGTGAGGGTGTAAGCTCCGTGCTGTCTACCCTACACCGGCTGCCAAATCCGCCGATTTTAGAAGATCCTGAGCCAGGACGGGTGCGCTTGGATGTGCGGCGGACGATTTCACTGCAACTGGAGCAGTTGGGAATTACCGCTGAGCAAGTGGCGATCGCACCTTATTGCACTTACCAATTCCCCGAATACTTTTTTTCCTATCGGCGGGACAACTTGAAAAAGGTGCAGTGGTCGGGGATTGTCAGCATTGAGCCGACAAACAAATAG